From one Neovison vison isolate M4711 chromosome 1, ASM_NN_V1, whole genome shotgun sequence genomic stretch:
- the TAF11 gene encoding transcription initiation factor TFIID subunit 11, translated as MDNACESPTEKGGETGEPDETAAPPRGPGATDTDGIPEETDGDGDGDLKEATAEESELKSQDISDLTAVEREDSSLLTPAAKKMKIDTKEKKEKKQKVDEDEIQKMQILVSSFSEEQLNRYEMYRRSAFPKAAIKRLIQSITGTSVSQNVVIAMSGISKVFVGEVVEEALDVCEKWGEMPPLQPKHMREAVRRLKSKGQIPNSKHKKIIFF; from the exons ATGGATAATGCCTGCGAGTCGCCCAcggaaaaaggaggagaaacaggggAGCCAGATGAAACGGCCGCTCCTCCCCGGGGCCCAGGAGCTACCGACACGGACGGAATCCCAGAGGAAACTGACGGGGACGGAGATGGGGACTTGAAAGAAGCGACTGCCGAAGAAAGCGAG cTCAAGAGTCAGGACATCTCAGATTTAACAGCAGTTGAAAGGGAAGACTCATCTTTACTTACTCCTGcagccaaaaaaatgaaaatagataccaaagaaaagaaagagaagaagcaaAAAGTGGATGAAGATGAGATTCAAAAGATGCA AATCCTGGTTTCTTCTTTTTCGGAGGAGCAGCTGAACCGCTACGAAATGTATCGCCGGTCAGCCTTCCCTAAGGCAGCCATTAAGAGG cTGATCCAATCCATCACGGGCACCTCTGTGTCTCAGAATGTTGTTATTGCTATGTCTGGTATTTCCAAGGTTTTCGTCGGGGAGGTGGTAGAAGAAG CACTGGATGTGTGTGAGAAGTGGGGAGAAATGCCACCACTACAACCCAAACATATGAGGGAGGCTGTTCGGAGATTAAAGTCAAAGGGGCAGATCCCTAACTCAAAGCACAAAAAAATCATCTTCTTCTAG